One Desulfovibrio fairfieldensis genomic window carries:
- a CDS encoding energy transducer TonB: protein MTVSWAPAGTGTAGNTDMANLPDRTSPQLPEQAAKATATAEESSAVEEQKPEQAVPVRQTVQRREHVRKNKTAAKPRHKKFEKEPIVPPVKTSGHRSIENAAKQQPTEKQGGLGTDIPGMVPIEGTPQPQVMAWNAGGGPRFLRQAPLRYPRAAQRRNLEGKAVVEAYLDGEGKLLRARVIRTDHADFGAAALNCIQASTFAPARIEGKPVPCVVLIPMLFVLKE, encoded by the coding sequence TTGACGGTCAGCTGGGCTCCTGCGGGAACCGGGACCGCCGGTAATACGGATATGGCGAATTTGCCGGACCGGACCAGTCCGCAGTTGCCGGAACAGGCCGCAAAGGCAACGGCTACCGCTGAGGAATCTTCTGCCGTTGAGGAACAGAAGCCGGAACAGGCTGTGCCAGTCCGGCAGACCGTGCAGCGCCGGGAACATGTCAGAAAAAACAAAACCGCCGCAAAGCCCCGTCATAAAAAATTTGAAAAAGAACCAATTGTGCCGCCTGTGAAAACCTCCGGGCACCGTTCTATAGAAAACGCGGCGAAACAGCAGCCAACGGAGAAACAAGGCGGCCTAGGAACAGACATACCCGGCATGGTCCCGATAGAGGGTACACCACAGCCGCAGGTTATGGCCTGGAATGCTGGCGGCGGCCCCCGCTTCCTGCGGCAGGCTCCATTGCGCTACCCGCGCGCGGCGCAACGACGCAACCTGGAAGGCAAGGCCGTGGTGGAAGCTTATCTGGATGGGGAAGGCAAGCTGCTGCGCGCCCGTGTAATACGGACCGACCATGCGGACTTCGGCGCGGCCGCGCTGAACTGCATACAGGCATCCACCTTTGCGCCTGCCCGTATCGAAGGCAAACCTGTTCCCTGCGTGGTGCTTATTCCCATGCTCTTTGTTTTGAAAGAATAG